A section of the Triticum dicoccoides isolate Atlit2015 ecotype Zavitan chromosome 7A, WEW_v2.0, whole genome shotgun sequence genome encodes:
- the LOC119333450 gene encoding NKAP-like protein: MPRLETQTKPGVPSVAGCGAAASRGRRRHRSPSPPLHRHNEADGADHGPAPDDGPGPLVGPLPLPLPHVDVQVKYGGALRPGEGDAMAQFVQQGKRIPRRGEVGLSAEEIQRFEEAGYVMSGSRHSRITAVRLRKENQVYSAEEKRALATFNYEQRAMRESKVRDDLRRLVDRTLGKLAETEHDPFAMPPSR, from the exons AtgccgcgcctggagacgcagacGAAGCCCGGCGTCCCTTCGGTAGCTGGCTGCGGCGCGGCCGCCTCCCGCGGCCGACGTCGCCACCGATCTCCTAGTCCCCCTCTCCATCGCCACAACGAAGCTGATGGCGCAGACCATGGG CCGGCTCCGGACGACGGCCCGGGGCCGCTGGTCGGGccactgccgctgccgctgccccacGTCGATGTCCAGGTCAAGTACGGCGGCGCGCTCCGGCCGGGGGAGGGCGACGCCATGGCGCAGTTCGTGCAGCAGGGGAAGCGGATCCCGCGGCGCGGCGAGGTGGGCCTGTCCGCCGAGGAGATCCAGAGGTTCGAGGAGGCCGGGTACGTGATGAGCGGGAGCAGGCACTCGAGGATCACCGCCGTGCGCCTCCGGAAGGAGAACCAGGTGTACAGCGCCGAGGAGAAGCGCGCGCTCGCGACCTTCAACTACGAGCAGAGGGCGATGCGGGAGAGCAAGGTCAGGGACGATCTCAGGCGCCTCGTGGACAGGACGCTCGGCAAACTCGCCGAGACAGAGCATGACCCGTTCGCCATGCCTCCTTCACGTTAG